A genomic window from Salvia splendens isolate huo1 chromosome 11, SspV2, whole genome shotgun sequence includes:
- the LOC121754949 gene encoding uncharacterized protein LOC121754949, with protein MAAAPARDQALSLLAAANNHGDLAVKLSSLKQAKDILFSIEPSQAAELFPYLAELHSSPETLVRKYLLEVIDEVGAKPSEHLCILFPVLLTFLKDNNLIVVKQSIITGTKFFSCVLEELALQHQRRGIVERWLEELWTGLIKFRDAVLAIIFEAGPIAPKLLGIKFLETFILCFTLDSTEFEMCNPEVMVRQGRMFNISWIAESHPVLNPPALMSDANRYLGIFLEILLSASNLPGSVTITTVNSLVAIARKRPVYYKTVLKALLDFSPSVEMAKGRHTVSIQYSLRTAFLGFLRCTHPFMTESREKLLKELRAMNAGDAADQVIRQIDKIMRNNERAPRDLQVNKDDQLSNQLHISGDSTKKRTAQFDHEDQNNIYDASSKRLRHGPHSNTNAAADTNDDRQDHVNGISAKPPVLDGGLTPVEQMIAMIGALIAEGERGVESLEILISNIHADLLADIVITNMKHLPKNPPPLTKYGNLSSKHRSDTSDPIHVVASNGFATSTQTLDHSAQLPASSLSTTSFAVSDTFASANLSTDSKRDPRRDPRRLDPRRLVVPVDVPPTSVLEDNVVQYPTVQSDFNPVSSSSALISVPQSVPESAPQPLMPTIQTDINLPDSPMTIEVDESIQNDEVLDFDANAITPDKDADYSVHMLPSFSKAEDIVSHASMDVAMLDEAYSPSSEESDEPLPDISNAEASESASAELPVLPLYIELDEAHQIHVKRLALERIINKYQNSHRTDIKQTQIAVVARLFAQIDASDVIGMVQKLIISDYEQQKGHELVLHILYHLHSLVISDSASSAAAVYDNFLLAVAKSLLVDLPASNKSFSRLLGEVPRIPDSILGMLDDMCTKSHSGTDGRDGDRVTQGLGAVWSLILSRPLIRQACLDIALKCTVHPKEDIQAKAIRLVSNKLYAVSFISDCIEQFAKNMFLSAVDQHSSDSLLLESANSDRRIGGQVESAETSTSGSQVPKPGISPNETMKGVQDAPLDDSSNIFSQAHRLMSLFFALCAKKPILLQLVFDSYVRASKTVKQAVHRHINVLMRALGSSYSELLHIISNPPQGSEDLLTQVLHLLSEGRAPPTDLVVTVKHLYETRLKDASILIPILSAFSRDEVLPIFPQLVQLPLPKFQMALAHILQGSAHTGPALTPVEVLVAIHDISPERDCLPLKKIMDTCSACFEQRTVFTQQVLAKALNQMVDRTPLPLLFMRTVIQAIDAFPTLVDFVMEILSKLVNKQVWRMPKLWVGFLKCISQTQPHSFNVLLQMPSPQLESALSKYPNLRGPLTAFTNQSSIKTSVPRTTLLLLGLASEPHMQQPHAVSYLQASDGPAHT; from the exons ATGGCCGCCGCCCCGGCGAGGGACCAGGCGCTCTCCCTGCTCGCCGCCGCGAACAACCATGGCGATTTGGCCGTCAAGCTGTCGTCATTGAAGCAGGCCAAAGACATCTTGTTTTCTATTGAGCCGTCGCAGGCGGCTGAGCTTTTCCCTTACTTGGCCGAGCTTCATTCTTCCCCCGAAACGCTAGTCAGGAAATATCTCCTTGA GGTAATTGATGAGGTTGGGGCCAAACCAAGCGAACATCTTTGCATATTATTTCCCGTCTTATTGACATTTTTGAAAGATAATAATCTCATTGTTGTAAAGCAATCTATTATCACTGGCACAAAATTTTTCTCTTGCGTGCTGGAAGAGTTGGCTTTACAG CATCAACGGCGTGGAATAGTTGAGAGATGGCTTGAAGAGCTTTGGACAGGGCTGATCAAATTTAGGGATGCTGTTTTGGCCATTATCTTTGAG GCGGGGCCTATTGCTCCAAAGTTGTTAGGGATAAAGTTTCTCGAAACATTTATTTTATGCTTCACATTGGATTCAACTGAGTTTGAAATGTGCAACCCTGAAG TAATGGTGAGGCAAGGTAGGATGTTTAACATCTCATGGATAGCGGAGAGTCATCCTGTTCTGAATCCTCCTGCCCTCATGTCTGACGCAAATAGATATCTAGGGATctttttggaaattttgctgTCAGCTAGTAATTTGCCTGGTAGCGTGACGATTACTACTGTTAATAG TCTTGTAGCTATTGCAAGGAAAAGGCCTGTCTACTACAAAACTGTCTTGAAGGCACTGCTTGATTTTAGTCCAAGTGTAGAGATGGCTAAAGGTCGCCACACAGTCAGCATTCAGTATTCTCTGAGAACTGCGTTTCTAGGTTTTTTAAGGTGTACACATCCTTTCATGACCGAG TCAAGAGAGAAATTGCTTAAAGAGTTACGAGCAATGAATGCTGGAGATGCTGCTGATCAAGTTATCCGCCAAATAGATAAAATCATGAGGAACAATGAACGTGCTCCACGTGATCTTCAGGTCAATAAG GATGATCAGCTGTCAAATCAGTTGCATATTTCAGGGGATTCGACTAAGAAAAGGACCGCTCAATTTGACCATGAGGATCAGAATAATATTTATGATGCCTCTTCTAAAAGGCTGCGTCATGGTCCTCATAGCAATACAAATGCCGCAGCAGATACTAATGATGATAGGCAGGATCATGTTAATGGCATATCTGCTAAGCCCCCTGTGTTGGATGGTGGTCTAACTCCTGTGGAGCAGATGATTGCTATGATTGGCGCTTTAATTGCCGAAGGGGAAAGAGGAGTGGAGTCTCTGGAAATTCTTATATCCAATATTCATGCCGATCTACTTGCTGATATAGTCATCACAAATATGAAACACTTGCCCAAGAATCCACCTCCTTTGACAAAATATGGTAACTTGTCTTCGAAACATCGTAGTGACACAAGCGATCCTATCCATGTAGTTGCATCGAATGGTTTTGCAACTTCTACTCAGACGTTAGACCATTCAGCTCAATTACCTGCTTCATCATTGAGCACGACTAGCTTTGCTGTTTCAGATACATTTGCTTCTGCTAATCTATCTACAGATTCTAAACGTGATCCACGAAGG GATCCTCGTCGTCTTGATCCAAGACGGTTGGTGGTTCCTGTTGATGTGCCCCCAACATCTGTTTTGGAAGATAATGTTGTCCAATATCCAACTGTACAGTCAGATTTCAACCCTGTCAGCTCCTCCAGCGCACTCATATCGGTACCTCAATCTGTTCCTGAAAGTGCTCCTCAGCCTCTGATGCCCACAATTCAAACTGACATAAATCTTCCAGACTCCCCGATGACAATTGAAGTGGACGAGTCTATCCAGAACGATGAAGTCCTTGATTTTGATGCCAACGCAATCACTCCAGATAAGGATGCAGATTATTCTGTACATATGTTACCATCTTTTAGCAAAGCTGAGGACATTGTTTCTCATGCATCAATGGATGTAGCCATGCTTGATGAGGCGTACTCACCTTCATCAGAAGAATCTGATGAACCACTGCCAGATATTTCAAATGCTGAAGCATCTGAGAGTGCATCTGCTGAGTTACCAGTGCTTCCCTTGTACATTGAGCTGGATGAAGCTCATCAAATACATGTAAAAAGACTGGCACTTGAACGCATAATTAACAAGTACCAGAATTCACACAGAACAGATattaaacaaacacaaattgCAGTGGTCGCCCGACTGTTCGCACAG ATTGATGCTAGTGATGTGATTGGGATGGTGCAGAAACTGATTATATCAGATTATGAACAGCAaaag GGTCACGAGCTTGTGTTGCATATCCTATACCATCTCCATAGTCTTGTGATCTCAGATTCTGCATCATCTGCTGCTGCTGTATATGACAATTTCCTTCTGGCAGTG GCAAAATCTTTGCTAGTTGATTTACCAGCATCTAACAAGTCTTTTAGCCGACTTCTCGGTGAAGTTCCCCGCATACCTGATTCCATATTGGGGATGCTGGATGACATGTGTACCAAAAGTCATTCTGGAACTGATGGCCGTGATGGTGATCGTGTCACTCAGGGCCTTGGAGCAGTGTGGAGCTTAATTCTTAGTCGCCCTCTCATTCGCCAAGCATGTCTAGATATAGCTTTGAAG TGTACTGTGCACCCAAAGGAAGATATCCAGGCTAAAGCTATACGCCTG GTGTCAAACAAACTCTATGCAGTTAGCTTTATTTCTGACTGCATCGAGCAATTTGCAAAGAACATGTTCTTGTCAGCTGTAGATCAGCATTCTTCAGATTCATTACTATTAGAGTCTGCAAATTCTGACAGAAGAATTGGAGGACAG GTAGAAAGTGCAGAAACATCCACCAGTGGGTCTCAAGTTCCTAAGCCTGGGATTTCTCCAAATGAGACTATGAAAGGAGTTCAGGATGCACCCCTAGATGATTCATCAAATATATTTTCTCAAGCTCACAGGCTAATGTCCTTATTTTTTGCACTCTGTGCTAAG AAACCAATTCTTCTTCAACTGGTTTTTGACAGCTATGTCCGTGCTTCGAAGACTGTTAAGCAG gctgtccaTCGGCATATAAACGTCTTGATGAGGGCTCTGGGGTCATCGTATTCAGAATTACTTCATATAATCTCAAATCCACCTCAAGGAAGTGAAGATTTGTTGACACAG GTTCTTCATTTGTTATCCGAAGGGCGAGCACCACCTACAGATTTGGTGGTGACTGTTAAACATTTATATGAAACTAGGCTGAAG GATGCTTCTATTCTTATTCCTATCCTATCCGCTTTTTCTAGAGATGAG GTTTTACCTATTTTCCCTCAGCTTGTCCAGCTTCCTCTACCCAAGTTTCAGATGGCACTGGCTCATATATTACAG GGCTCTGCTCATACAGGTCCTGCATTAACGCCTGTTGAAGTCTTGGTGGCAATCCATGACATTTCTCCTGAGAGAGATTGTCTTCCACTGAAAAAG ATCATGGATACTTGCTCAGCTTGTTTTGAGCAGCGCACGGTTTTTACACAGCAAGTCCTGGCTAAGGCCTTAAACCAGATG GTTGACCGAACTCCACTTCCACTGCTCTTCATGAGAACTGTAATCCAAGCAATTGATGCTTTTCCGACACTG GTTGATTTTGTCATGGAAATCTTGTCTAAACTCGTCAACAAGCAG